A window of Penaeus monodon isolate SGIC_2016 chromosome 40, NSTDA_Pmon_1, whole genome shotgun sequence contains these coding sequences:
- the LOC119597749 gene encoding N-alpha-acetyltransferase 20-like, with amino-acid sequence MTTLRPFRCEDMFHFNNVNLDPLTETYGLSFYLQYLAHWPEYFQVAESPSGVIMGYIMGKAEGHGENWHGHVTALTVAPEYRRLGLAKQLMAILEDISEKKRCYFVDLFVRVSNLVAITMYKLLGYIVYRTVLQYYSGDPDEDAYDMRKALSRDEQRKSVIPLTHPVRPEDIE; translated from the exons ATGACAACCCTGCGGCCGTTTAGGTGCGAGGACATGTTCCACTTCAATAACGTGAACCTCGACCCGCTCACCGAGACTTACGGGCTGTCCTTCTACTTGCAGTATTTAGCTCACTGGCCGGAGTATTTCCAGGTGGCCGAGAGCCCCAGCGGCGTCATTATGGGATACA TCATGGGAAAAGCAGAAGGTCATGGAGAGAATTGGCATGGACACGTGACAGCCCTGACTGTTGCCCCTGAGTACAGAAGACTTGGACTTGCAAAGCAGTTAATGGCCATTCTCGAAGATATATCAGAAAA gaAGAGATGTTATTTTGTAGATTTGTTTGTTCGAGTGAGTAATCTGGTGGCAATAACTATGTATAAGCTGCTTGGATATATAGTTTATCGCACAGTTCTCCAGTATTATTCCGGGGACCCTGACGAAGATGCTTATG ATATGAGGAAGGCGTTATCCAGAGATGAACAGCGGAAGTCTGTTATTCCATTGACTCACCCTGTCAGACCGGAAGACATAGAATAA